The Doryrhamphus excisus isolate RoL2022-K1 chromosome 1, RoL_Dexc_1.0, whole genome shotgun sequence genome includes a window with the following:
- the adra2a gene encoding alpha-2A adrenergic receptor: protein MTSKFTMSTSSWCELTQEVGQSASMGFDNKTNQTLPGVTPMSLNISLPLTVLVSIMILLTVFGNVLVVIAVFTSRALKAPQNLFLVSLASADILVATLVMPFSLANELMGYWYFGEVWCEIYLALDVLFCTASIAHLCAISLDRYWSITQAIEYNLKRTPRRIKCIIFIVWVIAAVISFPPLITMEKENSKEDPVCKINNDKWYVISSCIGSFFLPCVIMVLVYVRIYQIAKKRTRAPPGDRKRKDKSDAMAPSNQKENGLAAGEADKLKDQGDIELREGVGGKEGEINGVDIEESSSSDHKVNNPCSMKKKSSKGKSKVKPGDGEVQKKSTKGSRWKGRQNREKRFTFVLAVVIGVFVICWFPFFFTYMLMTLCESCTVPATLFKFFFWFGYCNSALNPIIYTIFNNDFRRSFKKILCRRDMRRYG from the coding sequence ATGACAAGTAAGTTTACCATGAGTACTTCCTCCTGGTGTGAACTAACACAGGAAGTGGGACAATCTGCCTCCATGGGGTTTGACAACAAGACCAACCAGACGCTCCCAGGGGTGACCCCCATGAGCCTGAACATCTCCCTGCCGCTCACGGTGCTGGTGAGCATCATGATCCTGCTCACAGTATTTGGAAACGTCCTGGTGGTCATAGCTGTGTTTACGAGCCGGGCCCTGAAGGCTCCACAGAACTTATTTCTGGTATCTCTGGCATCAGCGGACATACTTGTGGCCACCTTAGTGATGCCCTTCTCCTTGGCCAACGAGCTGATGGGATATTGGTACTTTGGGGAGGTGTGGTGTGAGATCTATCTGGCTCTCGATGTTCTTTTCTGCACCGCCTCCATCGCTCACCTCTGTGCAATCAGCTTGGACCGCTACTGGTCCATCACGCAGGCGATAGAGTACAACCTGAAGAGGACCCCACGCCGCATCAAGTGCATTATCTTCATCGTTTGGGTCATCGCCGCTGTTATCTCCTTTCCGCCTCTCATCACCATGgagaaggaaaacagcaaagagGACCCGGTTTGTAAGATCAATAATGACAAGTGGTACGTCATCTCCTCCTGCATTGGCTCCTTCTTCCTTCCGTGTGTCATCATGGTGCTGGTTTATGTTAGGATCTACCAGATTGCCAAAAAGAGGACACGTGCTCCACCAGGAGACCGGAAACGCAAGGACAAGTCAGACGCCATGGCTCCATCTAACCAGAAAGAGAACGGCCTGGCTGCAGGTGAGGCGGACAAACTTAAGGACCAGGGGGACATTGAGTTGAGAGAAGGAGTAGGAGGCAAAGAAGGTGAGATCAATGGAGTGGACATTGAGGAGTCGTCCTCTTCTGACCATAAAGTCAATAATCCCTGCTCCATGAAGAAGAAATCATCCAAGGGGAAAAGCAAAGTCAAACCAGGTGACGGCGAAGTGCAGAAGAAGAGCACCAAAGGAAGCCGTTGGAAGGGTCGTCAGAACCGAGAGAAACGTTTCACCTTTGTGCTGGCGGTGGTCATCGGCGTCTTTGTCATCTGCTGGTTCCCCTTCTTCTTCACGTATATGCTGATGACGCTCTGCGAGTCGTGTACCGTCCCAGCCACACTGTTCAAGTTCTTCTTCTGGTTCGGCTATTGCAACAGCGCGCTCAACCCCATCATCTACACCATCTTCAATAATGACTTCCGCAGGTCCTTCAAGAAGATACTTTGCAGGAGGGACATGAGAAGATATGGCTGA